In Desulfitibacter alkalitolerans DSM 16504, a single genomic region encodes these proteins:
- the ypeB gene encoding germination protein YpeB, protein MGYRDILANYKNVLLGVLAALLIGIGLIWYSGIGARAYAMDNNLEASYQTAFFDLIDSTENLDVLLGKALVSDSKGQNIITLTTAWHEAERARISLGQLPLEMPAMMRSQHYMAQLGDFCYSLAQKLAEDMEISQEEMNTLEKLHNETRTMHQELRELTTTVAEEKQFRFANLARRTGKLTPEARLFVDGFGKMDQRLQDEVPTLTYDGPFSDHVVNMEPRGLTGDEVSPQEASKIALNFVNELGYDLNVERSEETTGHIPTYNVRLRPQGQRQGETVVGISQQGGHVVWMMYGEAPQANEQINREAAFEKAQEFIDQRDLGEFTQIGFLEEGNELLVNYAMVQDGVIIYPDMLQVTISLESGNIVGYDAAKFYTSHTERELPEPEITEEEARKKANHDLQVEEVRLALIPLANLDEKLCYEIKGTMNEDIYYVYINAQTGKEEKVLLIVETEEGTRSI, encoded by the coding sequence GTGGGTTATAGAGATATACTTGCCAACTACAAGAATGTTCTACTGGGTGTCCTTGCTGCATTATTAATTGGCATAGGATTAATCTGGTATTCAGGCATTGGTGCTAGAGCTTATGCAATGGACAATAATCTGGAAGCTAGTTACCAAACTGCCTTTTTTGACCTGATTGATAGCACTGAAAATCTAGATGTACTTTTAGGTAAGGCTTTGGTGTCTGACTCTAAGGGGCAAAATATTATTACCCTTACAACGGCCTGGCATGAAGCAGAAAGGGCTAGAATAAGCCTGGGACAGCTTCCCTTAGAAATGCCTGCCATGATGCGCAGCCAGCATTACATGGCACAACTAGGAGATTTTTGCTACTCATTGGCCCAAAAGCTGGCTGAAGACATGGAAATCAGCCAGGAGGAAATGAACACATTAGAGAAGCTGCACAATGAAACCCGTACAATGCATCAAGAACTAAGGGAATTAACCACTACAGTAGCCGAGGAGAAGCAGTTTAGATTTGCAAATCTGGCAAGGCGTACCGGAAAATTAACTCCTGAGGCCAGGCTGTTTGTAGATGGCTTTGGGAAAATGGATCAAAGACTTCAGGATGAAGTTCCAACCTTAACATATGATGGGCCTTTTTCTGATCACGTTGTAAATATGGAGCCGAGAGGACTAACTGGTGATGAGGTAAGTCCCCAGGAAGCGTCAAAAATAGCCCTGAACTTTGTGAATGAACTAGGCTATGACTTGAATGTGGAAAGAAGTGAAGAAACTACCGGTCATATACCTACCTATAATGTTAGGTTAAGGCCCCAGGGGCAGAGACAAGGGGAAACAGTTGTTGGCATAAGTCAGCAGGGAGGCCATGTGGTGTGGATGATGTATGGAGAAGCACCACAAGCTAATGAGCAGATTAACAGGGAAGCCGCTTTTGAAAAGGCACAGGAATTTATTGACCAAAGAGATTTAGGTGAGTTTACACAAATAGGATTTTTGGAAGAAGGAAATGAGCTATTGGTTAATTATGCCATGGTCCAGGATGGGGTTATAATCTATCCTGATATGCTTCAGGTAACCATATCATTAGAAAGTGGGAATATAGTAGGATATGATGCAGCAAAGTTCTATACATCCCATACAGAAAGGGAGCTGCCTGAACCAGAAATAACTGAGGAAGAAGCAAGGAAAAAAGCAAATCACGATTTACAGGTTGAAGAGGTAAGGTTGGCCCTTATACCCCTGGCCAATCTGGATGAAAAGCTGTGCTATGAAATAAAAGGCACCATGAATGAAGATATCTATTATGTTTATATAAATGCACAAACAGGTAAGGAAGAAAAAGTTCTCTTGATTGTGGAGACAGAGGAAGGAACTAGAAGCATATAG
- a CDS encoding DUF4367 domain-containing protein, translating into MRRHDDFLDKLLSAEIKKMIDNIPPPDSEKAYNNIKKRLDAYYRRKTLLKRAASVAVLLVVFISGILVGTGNASTADIWFIKSFKSLFDNSLNIKITTDDNSLDTGQNVPPETNLGMEAKLVSLEDALLVLKQPIFMPTYIPLEYSFHGIYIDQPVQEAAIIEVQFINGENKLINIKQIPLKLTTSIAYNVGSSDVKTVMINGREATLIKLSNRSQLIWDNYATQFILTAPLDDDELIKMANSLKPSD; encoded by the coding sequence ATGAGACGGCATGATGATTTTTTAGATAAGCTATTGTCTGCGGAGATTAAAAAGATGATTGATAATATTCCTCCTCCTGATTCTGAAAAGGCTTATAACAACATAAAGAAAAGGCTTGATGCTTATTATAGAAGAAAAACCCTCCTTAAGAGGGCTGCTTCAGTTGCAGTATTATTAGTAGTATTTATTAGTGGTATTCTAGTTGGTACAGGCAATGCTTCTACGGCTGATATATGGTTTATTAAATCCTTTAAGTCGCTTTTTGATAATTCCCTTAATATAAAAATAACCACAGATGATAATTCCTTGGATACGGGTCAAAATGTACCCCCTGAAACCAATTTAGGTATGGAAGCAAAACTTGTCTCTTTGGAAGATGCTCTATTAGTTTTAAAACAACCTATATTCATGCCGACGTATATTCCTTTGGAATACTCTTTTCATGGCATCTATATTGATCAGCCAGTTCAAGAAGCAGCCATCATAGAGGTACAGTTTATTAACGGCGAAAATAAGTTAATCAATATAAAACAAATCCCATTAAAGCTGACTACATCTATTGCCTACAATGTTGGTTCTAGTGATGTTAAGACTGTAATGATAAATGGAAGAGAGGCTACTTTAATAAAACTAAGTAATAGGTCACAGTTAATTTGGGATAATTATGCCACACAATTTATATTAACTGCTCCACTAGATGATGATGAGCTGATTAAAATGGCTAACTCCTTAAAACCATCTGACTGA
- a CDS encoding phage holin family protein, with translation MTGLLVRWVINALGLLLIANIIENITLQGFGAALIAVLVLGIVNAVIRPILLLLTLPLNILTLGLFTFVVNGFILYMVASVVDGFQINGFLAAIVATILLSLISALANKLVK, from the coding sequence ATGACAGGCTTATTGGTAAGATGGGTAATCAACGCTCTTGGGTTGCTTTTAATTGCAAATATCATTGAAAATATTACCCTGCAGGGTTTCGGTGCGGCCTTAATAGCTGTTTTGGTGCTGGGAATAGTCAACGCTGTTATTCGACCCATATTGCTGTTATTAACCCTGCCGTTGAATATTTTGACCCTGGGTTTATTTACCTTTGTAGTAAATGGATTTATATTATATATGGTAGCATCTGTAGTTGATGGCTTCCAAATAAATGGGTTTTTGGCTGCTATTGTTGCCACAATTCTGCTTTCATTGATTAGCGCTTTAGCTAATAAATTAGTAAAATAG
- a CDS encoding type II toxin-antitoxin system Phd/YefM family antitoxin — protein MQIKPSASIRQNYNEIAALCKSTGEPVFLTKNGDGDLVVMDIEAFIRREKMLKLREELLAVEEDRLAGRAGVTPDELDKYLDSIIDEMEHGK, from the coding sequence ATGCAGATTAAACCGTCCGCAAGTATAAGGCAAAATTACAATGAAATTGCGGCTTTATGCAAGTCTACCGGAGAACCTGTTTTTCTTACCAAAAACGGGGATGGAGATCTTGTCGTCATGGATATAGAGGCGTTTATCCGCCGTGAAAAAATGCTGAAGCTGCGCGAAGAACTGCTGGCTGTTGAGGAAGACCGTCTGGCAGGGCGTGCAGGAGTTACGCCGGATGAACTGGACAAATACCTGGACAGTATTATTGACGAGATGGAACATGGAAAATGA
- a CDS encoding IS110 family transposase: MSQMLVGIDVSLRSHHVQLMDEKGRDLASFSVSNDLPGADTLIKRTIKAANKSNSQSLRIGMEATSNLGWHLAHYLQDQFQAYKPNLNTQIYVLNARKIARFKKGYDTLPKTDRIDAWVIADHLRFGRLPHEMKDTIQFEALQRLTRTRFHLMKSVARDKTYFLNQVFLKFSGLRQDNPFSSTFGTTSLAVIQELEPEQIAAMSIEELIDFLKVKGKNRFNDPEEIAKYLKKLARSSYRLNKAMADPVNISLACMLSVINHMESEIKKLDKEIAKIMKAITQTLTSVKGIGDVLAAGIIAEIGDINRFDNHNALAKYAGLVWNKHQSGEFEADDTKRMHTGNKYLRYYLVQAADCVRKHNSEYKSFYQKKYNEVPKHNHKRALVLTTRKLVRLVYMLLSTNKLYTPQERR; this comes from the coding sequence ATGTCCCAAATGCTAGTTGGTATAGACGTAAGCCTACGTTCTCATCATGTACAACTCATGGATGAAAAAGGTAGAGATCTGGCTTCTTTTTCTGTCTCTAACGATCTCCCCGGGGCCGATACCCTGATTAAGAGGACGATTAAGGCAGCTAATAAGTCTAATAGTCAATCTCTCCGTATTGGTATGGAGGCTACTTCTAATCTAGGTTGGCATCTTGCTCACTATTTACAGGACCAGTTCCAAGCCTACAAGCCTAATCTTAATACTCAGATTTACGTCTTAAATGCAAGAAAGATAGCTCGTTTTAAGAAGGGGTATGATACTCTTCCTAAAACCGATCGTATCGATGCCTGGGTTATTGCAGACCACTTGCGCTTTGGCCGACTGCCTCATGAAATGAAAGATACTATCCAATTTGAAGCCTTGCAGCGGCTTACTAGAACCAGATTTCACCTTATGAAGTCTGTTGCTCGTGATAAGACTTACTTTTTAAACCAAGTGTTTTTAAAGTTCAGTGGTTTGCGTCAGGATAACCCTTTTTCTAGTACTTTTGGCACAACTAGTTTAGCCGTTATTCAAGAACTAGAGCCTGAGCAAATTGCTGCTATGTCTATTGAGGAGCTTATTGATTTCCTAAAGGTTAAGGGCAAAAACCGCTTTAATGATCCTGAAGAAATTGCTAAATATCTTAAAAAATTAGCTCGTTCTTCTTATCGTCTTAATAAAGCTATGGCTGATCCGGTTAATATTTCTTTGGCTTGCATGCTTAGTGTTATTAATCATATGGAATCTGAGATTAAGAAATTAGATAAGGAAATCGCTAAGATCATGAAAGCTATTACTCAAACACTAACTTCTGTTAAAGGCATTGGTGATGTTTTGGCTGCTGGTATTATTGCTGAAATAGGTGATATTAATCGCTTTGATAATCACAATGCCCTAGCCAAGTATGCCGGCCTGGTCTGGAACAAACATCAGTCTGGTGAGTTTGAGGCTGATGATACTAAAAGAATGCATACCGGTAATAAATACCTTCGATACTACTTAGTTCAGGCTGCTGACTGTGTTAGAAAACATAATTCAGAGTACAAATCTTTTTATCAAAAGAAATACAATGAAGTACCTAAGCATAACCATAAAAGAGCCCTCGTCCTTACCACAAGAAAACTGGTACGGTTGGTGTATATGCTACTGAGCACCAACAAATTGTACACACCACAGGAGAGGAGATGA
- the pylD gene encoding 3-methylornithyl-N6-L-lysine dehydrogenase PylD: protein MTRLTEGDLKGLDNQIRDYDKNLKKICGASLMEIAALAGDITTASFNEAMTKHTVGVIPITSGQGIIGNFSQSVKSFIDYLGFHAFVTNSHDVSGIAEAIARKASLIFMADDNQFIAVNLNAKKVVDNGEATGRGFAAALSLLAGGLKNRQVLVVGAGRVGTHCVNYLLAEGARVAVFDIDKNKISSLVPNITIEDNLSDAVSKYRYIIDASPEQGFMTLDNLHPETRISAPGMPLGLTADAFAAFEGKVIHDPLQIGVATMLAMAVNKS, encoded by the coding sequence GTGACAAGACTGACTGAAGGAGATCTTAAGGGGTTAGATAACCAGATCAGAGATTACGATAAGAACCTAAAGAAAATTTGTGGGGCTTCCCTTATGGAAATAGCTGCTCTAGCAGGAGATATTACTACAGCCAGCTTTAATGAAGCCATGACGAAACATACAGTTGGGGTTATACCCATTACGTCAGGCCAGGGGATTATAGGAAATTTTTCCCAATCAGTAAAGAGCTTTATTGATTATTTGGGCTTTCACGCCTTTGTCACAAATAGCCATGATGTATCAGGAATAGCAGAAGCCATTGCAAGAAAAGCTTCCCTGATTTTTATGGCTGATGATAATCAGTTTATCGCAGTCAACTTGAATGCAAAAAAAGTAGTGGACAATGGGGAAGCAACAGGAAGGGGATTTGCAGCTGCTTTAAGCTTATTGGCTGGTGGACTAAAAAACCGCCAGGTCCTGGTGGTTGGTGCTGGCAGGGTAGGCACCCATTGTGTAAATTATCTGCTGGCTGAAGGGGCAAGGGTTGCAGTATTTGACATAGATAAAAATAAAATATCTTCCCTGGTTCCAAATATAACCATTGAAGATAACCTTTCAGATGCTGTGTCAAAATATAGATACATCATAGATGCCTCGCCTGAACAAGGCTTCATGACATTAGACAATTTGCACCCAGAGACAAGAATATCAGCTCCTGGAATGCCATTAGGATTGACTGCTGATGCCTTTGCAGCATTTGAAGGCAAGGTCATACATGATCCTTTACAAATAGGAGTAGCTACAATGCTGGCCATGGCTGTTAATAAGAGCTAA
- the pylSn gene encoding pyrrolysine--tRNA(Pyl) ligase small subunit, translating to MTEVKRYYRKQVDFFRLLNKIKLWPSRTGVLHGIRSIKEKGKYAELTTHCNQTFTVVNSRKSRAARWLRNKWMTGTCKACKIPSWKLEKYSTTMFTQHYGSELKEKRE from the coding sequence ATGACGGAAGTAAAAAGATATTACAGAAAACAAGTTGATTTTTTCCGCCTGTTAAATAAGATTAAGCTCTGGCCTTCTCGCACCGGCGTGCTTCATGGCATCAGGTCCATCAAAGAAAAGGGAAAATATGCAGAGTTAACCACCCACTGCAACCAAACCTTTACAGTAGTAAATTCAAGAAAAAGTCGTGCTGCAAGATGGCTCAGGAACAAGTGGATGACTGGCACCTGTAAAGCATGTAAAATACCCAGCTGGAAGCTGGAAAAATATTCCACCACAATGTTTACCCAGCATTATGGCTCCGAGTTAAAAGAGAAAAGGGAATAA
- the pylC gene encoding 3-methylornithine--L-lysine ligase PylC, with translation MKVVIIGGKLQGVEAVYLAQKAGWEVFLVDKNPKAPAAGMCSNFYEINITKDEKGSLAEVIHGKDLVLPALEDIDAVKIIKSVAESQKVPVAFDIEANIISSSKLKSDKLFADNNIPAPRYWPDCKVPVIAKPSELSGSHGVRKFTDEVILKEFIKDIQSKGEKWVIQEYLEGPSYSLEVMGYRGNYITLQITEIQVDAGYDCKRVLAPVIMEGELQSMLHEVSAKLARILNLTGIMDIEVIINNGQLKVLEIDARLPSQTPITVYQSTGINMLAHLADIYVYDRLPEVKNPLEKKHVIFEHIAVTPRKMETLGEHIMAEAGPLQLIENFFGADEAITNYCPDREAWAAALIISAASKKDVWDKRSVILRNIMEEHKISSYNDSFPRF, from the coding sequence ATGAAAGTAGTAATAATTGGCGGTAAACTCCAGGGAGTGGAAGCTGTCTATCTTGCCCAAAAAGCAGGATGGGAGGTTTTCCTGGTTGATAAAAACCCAAAGGCACCAGCTGCAGGTATGTGCAGCAATTTTTATGAAATAAATATAACAAAAGATGAAAAGGGCAGCCTTGCAGAAGTTATACATGGCAAGGACCTGGTGCTTCCGGCCCTGGAAGACATTGATGCGGTAAAAATAATTAAAAGTGTAGCTGAAAGTCAAAAGGTTCCAGTTGCCTTTGATATAGAAGCAAATATTATTTCATCTTCCAAGCTTAAATCTGACAAGCTATTTGCGGATAATAACATACCAGCACCAAGGTATTGGCCTGATTGTAAGGTTCCTGTAATAGCGAAGCCCTCAGAGCTAAGTGGAAGCCACGGGGTAAGGAAGTTTACAGATGAGGTTATCTTAAAAGAATTTATTAAAGATATTCAAAGCAAGGGTGAAAAATGGGTTATTCAAGAGTATTTGGAAGGTCCATCTTATTCTCTGGAGGTAATGGGGTATAGGGGTAATTATATTACCCTGCAAATTACAGAGATACAGGTGGATGCAGGGTATGACTGTAAAAGGGTTTTAGCCCCTGTAATTATGGAAGGCGAGCTTCAATCTATGCTTCATGAAGTATCGGCAAAGCTTGCCAGGATTTTGAATCTTACGGGCATCATGGACATTGAAGTAATTATTAACAACGGGCAATTAAAGGTATTAGAAATTGATGCTAGACTGCCCAGCCAAACGCCTATCACAGTATATCAATCCACAGGCATTAACATGCTTGCTCACCTTGCAGATATTTATGTATATGATAGACTGCCTGAAGTTAAAAACCCTTTAGAAAAAAAACATGTCATCTTTGAACATATAGCAGTAACTCCACGAAAAATGGAAACACTTGGCGAGCACATTATGGCAGAGGCTGGTCCTTTACAATTAATTGAGAACTTTTTTGGAGCTGATGAGGCTATCACCAATTATTGTCCAGACAGGGAGGCCTGGGCAGCTGCTTTAATAATATCTGCTGCCAGCAAAAAAGATGTTTGGGATAAAAGATCTGTGATCCTGCGAAATATAATGGAAGAGCATAAAATATCATCATACAATGATTCATTTCCAAGGTTCTAG
- a CDS encoding bifunctional GNAT family N-acetyltransferase/carbon-nitrogen hydrolase family protein, whose amino-acid sequence MANIDLTKFEKKIVLRNIKADDIDQIIELGNLCFPNMENWTRKHLESHLKVFPEGQFCIEYEGKIVGSCSSLIINFDEYDDQHTFDEITHKGYLTNHDPEGSNLYGVEVMVHPDFRNMKLGKRLYDARKELAQKKNLKSIIIAGRIPNYHLHADKMTPKEYVEEVKNHNIFDPILGFQLKNDFVVKRVNTNFLPDDKQSLNNAILMEWFNVEYRPQSKKHFKTAFPVRVCVIQYMMKSISSFNEFANQCEYFVDVGSNYHSDFVVFPEIFTVQLLSFVEEKTPSLSVRRLTQFTEQYIALFTDLALKYNVNIIGGSHFVEEDGKIYNIAYLFRRDGTIDRQYKIHITPDERKWWGISGGNEIKIFDTDCGKISILICYDIEFPELSRIVTEKGANIIFVPFCTDERQGYLRVRYCAQARAVENQIYTVIAGTVGNLTQVENMDIQYAQSAIFTPSDFAFPRDGIVGECSPNIEMVVVGDLDLEILKRHRKSGTVTLLNDRRKDIYELIIKDCPNPQSFR is encoded by the coding sequence GTGGCAAACATTGACCTGACTAAATTTGAAAAAAAGATAGTATTGAGAAATATAAAAGCAGATGATATTGACCAGATAATTGAACTGGGGAATTTGTGTTTTCCAAATATGGAGAACTGGACTAGAAAACATCTTGAAAGCCATTTAAAGGTATTTCCAGAGGGGCAGTTCTGCATAGAATATGAAGGAAAAATTGTTGGTTCATGCTCTAGTTTAATTATTAATTTTGATGAATATGACGACCAGCATACCTTTGATGAGATAACTCATAAGGGATACCTTACAAATCATGATCCAGAGGGCTCAAACCTGTATGGTGTGGAAGTAATGGTTCACCCAGATTTTCGTAATATGAAGCTTGGCAAAAGACTATATGATGCTAGAAAGGAATTAGCCCAAAAGAAAAACCTGAAGAGCATTATTATCGCAGGCAGGATTCCAAATTACCATTTACATGCAGATAAAATGACTCCTAAAGAGTATGTAGAGGAGGTCAAAAACCATAATATCTTTGATCCTATTCTAGGTTTTCAGTTAAAAAATGACTTTGTTGTTAAAAGAGTAAACACCAATTTTTTGCCTGATGATAAACAGTCACTAAATAATGCCATTCTCATGGAATGGTTCAATGTTGAGTATCGTCCCCAGTCTAAAAAGCATTTCAAGACAGCGTTCCCAGTAAGGGTATGTGTTATTCAGTATATGATGAAGAGCATTTCTTCCTTTAACGAGTTTGCCAACCAGTGTGAATATTTTGTTGATGTAGGCTCTAATTATCACAGTGACTTTGTTGTTTTTCCAGAGATTTTTACAGTTCAGCTTTTATCATTTGTTGAAGAAAAGACACCAAGCCTATCTGTGCGCAGACTTACACAGTTTACTGAACAGTATATAGCCTTGTTTACTGATTTAGCTTTAAAATACAACGTTAATATTATAGGAGGTTCCCATTTTGTTGAAGAGGATGGGAAAATATATAACATTGCCTATTTGTTTAGAAGGGATGGAACCATTGATAGGCAATACAAAATCCACATAACCCCAGATGAAAGAAAATGGTGGGGAATATCTGGTGGAAATGAGATAAAAATCTTTGACACAGATTGTGGTAAGATTTCCATTCTTATTTGCTATGACATAGAATTTCCTGAGCTTTCAAGAATAGTAACAGAAAAGGGTGCTAACATTATTTTTGTTCCCTTCTGTACAGATGAACGTCAGGGCTATTTACGTGTAAGATATTGTGCTCAGGCCAGGGCTGTTGAAAATCAGATTTATACGGTAATTGCAGGAACAGTAGGCAACCTGACCCAGGTGGAAAATATGGATATCCAATATGCACAATCTGCCATCTTCACCCCTTCTGACTTTGCTTTTCCACGGGACGGCATAGTAGGTGAGTGCAGTCCTAATATTGAGATGGTTGTAGTTGGTGACCTGGACCTGGAAATCCTTAAACGTCACCGTAAATCTGGAACAGTTACCCTGTTAAATGACAGAAGGAAGGATATTTACGAGTTAATAATTAAGGACTGCCCTAACCCTCAATCTTTTCGATAG
- the pylSc gene encoding pyrrolysine--tRNA(Pyl) ligase large subunit → MVVLEFTWSKVQKQRLVELNADESLLQYTFQDAKKRDRAFQSLDKELVLANKKHLIDLRNKELRPLLCQLESQLVQCLTQEGFVQVVTPHLLPRDMLERMTITSEHPLSNQVFWVDRNKCLRPMLAPNLYSLLRDLERIWEKPIKIFEIGTCFRKESQGANHLNEFTMLNLVEMGDLEGRQKQRLEELAHMVMESAGVTDYALEGCESEVYKETVDVVVKDLEIGSGAYGPHDLDNNWGIFDPWVGIGFGLERLVTVKRDYKNIRRSGRSISYLDGSRLNI, encoded by the coding sequence GTGGTTGTTCTGGAATTTACCTGGAGCAAGGTCCAAAAACAAAGACTGGTTGAATTAAATGCAGATGAATCTTTGTTGCAATATACATTTCAGGATGCAAAAAAAAGAGACAGGGCTTTTCAAAGCCTTGATAAAGAATTGGTATTAGCAAACAAAAAACACCTTATAGATTTAAGAAACAAAGAGCTTCGTCCTCTATTATGCCAGCTAGAAAGTCAGCTTGTTCAGTGTCTAACCCAGGAAGGCTTTGTACAGGTAGTAACACCTCATTTACTGCCCAGGGATATGCTGGAGAGAATGACCATCACAAGTGAACACCCCCTCTCAAATCAGGTGTTTTGGGTGGACAGAAACAAGTGCCTTCGACCCATGCTTGCACCTAACCTTTATTCTTTATTAAGGGATTTAGAGCGTATCTGGGAAAAGCCAATTAAAATCTTCGAAATCGGTACCTGCTTTCGTAAGGAATCCCAGGGTGCTAATCATTTAAATGAGTTTACAATGCTTAATCTGGTTGAGATGGGAGATCTGGAGGGTAGGCAGAAACAAAGACTTGAGGAGCTTGCACACATGGTCATGGAGTCAGCAGGTGTGACTGATTATGCTCTAGAAGGCTGTGAATCAGAGGTATACAAGGAAACAGTAGATGTAGTTGTAAAGGATCTGGAAATAGGCTCAGGTGCCTATGGTCCCCACGACCTTGACAATAACTGGGGGATATTTGATCCTTGGGTAGGAATTGGTTTTGGCCTGGAAAGACTGGTAACTGTTAAGCGAGATTATAAGAATATACGCAGGTCAGGAAGAAGCATCTCATACCTGGATGGTTCGCGCCTAAATATATAG
- a CDS encoding cell wall hydrolase, translating into MKQFLAGLLLGSFLLGAAFGAFSISQQVFQGEAIPTQAPGVGQPRADDVWMISRMVAAEARGEPFQGQVAVAAVIANRVRDPRFPATVNGVIYQPLAFEPIQNGSFWRVNPTADHVRAARYALNGWDPTGGATFFWNPATATSRWIWTRTITSRIGRHVFGF; encoded by the coding sequence ATGAAACAGTTTTTAGCTGGTTTGCTTCTTGGTAGCTTTTTACTTGGTGCTGCCTTTGGAGCATTTTCCATTAGTCAGCAAGTATTTCAGGGAGAGGCTATCCCTACCCAGGCCCCTGGTGTTGGGCAGCCCAGGGCCGATGATGTATGGATGATTTCCAGAATGGTAGCTGCGGAAGCAAGGGGAGAGCCCTTTCAAGGACAGGTTGCTGTGGCAGCAGTTATTGCCAACAGGGTTAGAGACCCTCGTTTTCCGGCCACAGTAAATGGAGTCATCTATCAGCCATTAGCCTTTGAACCAATCCAAAATGGCAGCTTTTGGAGGGTTAATCCCACTGCTGACCATGTAAGAGCAGCACGTTATGCCCTTAATGGCTGGGATCCAACAGGTGGGGCAACATTCTTCTGGAATCCTGCCACTGCAACAAGCAGGTGGATCTGGACCAGAACTATCACATCCAGGATAGGCAGACATGTTTTTGGATTTTAA
- a CDS encoding RNA polymerase sigma factor, which produces MSKQILDSLIKLHYEKVFKILYLIFQDKTIAEDACQEAFYQASKNLDSIKDISKFHSWVLTIATRKAFQMIKKKDNIVLTNRIEDEKDFSVNVEQQALTKEMQSEIQQLIKELDFIYRQVVVLRYYYDMEDKEIAMILDIPIGTVKSRLHRAKSILRDKIMANTKQVVR; this is translated from the coding sequence ATGTCTAAACAAATCCTTGACTCCCTTATCAAGCTTCATTATGAAAAAGTCTTTAAAATTCTATATTTGATATTCCAAGATAAAACTATTGCTGAGGATGCTTGCCAGGAAGCTTTTTATCAAGCTTCTAAAAATCTTGATTCTATCAAAGATATCAGTAAGTTTCACTCATGGGTGTTGACAATAGCTACAAGAAAAGCTTTTCAAATGATAAAAAAGAAGGATAATATAGTCCTAACTAATAGGATTGAGGATGAAAAAGACTTTAGTGTTAATGTAGAACAGCAGGCATTAACTAAAGAAATGCAAAGTGAAATTCAACAGCTGATAAAAGAGCTAGATTTTATCTATAGACAGGTGGTAGTATTAAGGTACTACTATGATATGGAGGATAAGGAAATAGCCATGATTTTGGATATACCAATTGGGACAGTTAAAAGCAGGCTACATAGGGCAAAGAGTATTCTAAGAGATAAAATCATGGCAAATACTAAGCAGGTGGTGAGATGA
- a CDS encoding GNAT family N-acetyltransferase → MVHVVHKELYVFHNAKPVKAVIRNYLEKDFEAMIAIQKESFPPPFPSELWWNYEQLSNHVNLFPEGALCVDIKGELVGSMTGVIVSFDPNHPTHTWSEITDNGYIRNHDPQGNSLYVVDICIKPAYRKLGLGKWLMQTMYEVVVFKGLDRLLGGGRMPGYHKKASMMTAEEYIASVVQGDIKDPVITFLLRCGRIPLTVVENYLEDQESCNYAVLMEWKNPFKGN, encoded by the coding sequence ATGGTCCATGTAGTTCATAAAGAGCTGTACGTTTTTCACAATGCTAAACCAGTTAAAGCAGTTATAAGAAATTACCTGGAAAAAGACTTTGAAGCAATGATAGCAATACAGAAGGAAAGCTTCCCACCTCCCTTTCCTTCAGAACTATGGTGGAATTATGAACAGTTGTCAAACCATGTGAACCTTTTTCCTGAGGGTGCCCTGTGTGTAGATATAAAGGGAGAATTGGTAGGGTCCATGACTGGGGTGATTGTGTCCTTTGATCCAAACCACCCCACCCACACCTGGAGTGAAATTACTGATAATGGGTATATAAGAAATCATGATCCTCAGGGAAATTCACTTTATGTGGTAGATATCTGTATTAAACCCGCATATAGAAAGCTTGGCCTTGGAAAATGGCTGATGCAGACCATGTATGAAGTTGTTGTTTTTAAAGGCTTAGACAGGCTGCTGGGCGGAGGAAGAATGCCTGGTTATCATAAAAAGGCTTCCATGATGACAGCAGAGGAGTATATTGCATCTGTGGTGCAGGGAGATATAAAAGACCCTGTTATCACCTTCCTGTTAAGATGTGGCAGAATACCCCTGACAGTTGTGGAAAACTACCTTGAAGACCAGGAATCCTGCAACTATGCTGTTTTAATGGAATGGAAAAATCCTTTCAAAGGGAATTAA